The following coding sequences are from one Arachis hypogaea cultivar Tifrunner chromosome 7, arahy.Tifrunner.gnm2.J5K5, whole genome shotgun sequence window:
- the LOC112702853 gene encoding calmodulin-binding receptor-like cytoplasmic kinase 2 isoform X1: MKKSPSSSINKSLHNQYSQRKENDRSFLKSFKSAFRAVFALFLSGSKRKTPSKVDERNNISKVRGVSSSIDSSKSSSKWKFSNSYASSSRTASGQLEIGNFTFEEIYKSTSRFSSENQIGEGGFGTVYKGKLNDGTLVAVKRAKKDGPKHLYEFKNEIYTLSKIEHRNLVRLYGYLELGEEKIIVVEYVSNGTLRDHLDGTQGDGLEIAERLDVAIDVAHAITYLHMYTDNPIIHRDIKASNILITENLRAKVADFGFARLSDDPSATHISTQVKGTAGYMDPEYLRTYQLTDKSDVYSFGVLLVEMMTGRHPIEPNRPLQERVTIRWAMKMLKQGDAVFAMDPRMRRSPASNKAVKKVLKLAFQCLAPSRELRPSMKSCAEVLWGIRKSFRDEATSNVPPLPSHQSENFPQRGKNLQTVFGIEDDESNKFASAPNQIHS, from the exons ATGAAGAAATCACCTTCAAGCAGCATCAATAAAAGTTTGCATAATCAATATagccaaagaaaagagaatgatCGTTCTTTCTTGAAATCTTTCAAGTCTGCTTTCAGAGCTGTTTTTGCATTGTTCCTCTCCGGAAGCAAAAGAAAAACACCCTCAAAAGTTGATGAAAGAAACAACATATCAAAAGTCAGAGGAGTATCAT CTTCAATTGACTCATCCAAAAGTTCATCAAAATGGAAATTTTCTAACTCCTATGCATCATCATCTAGAACTGCAAGTGGGCAACTTGAGATTGGAAACTTCACCTTTGAAGAAATCTACAAGTCAACGTCAAGATTCTCCTCGGAGAATCAGATAGGAGAAGGTGGATTTGGAACAGTTTACAAAGGTAAGCTTAACGACGGAACTCTTGTTGCCGTGAAGCGCGCCAAGAAG GACGGACCGAAACACTTGTACGAGTTCAAGAATGAAATATACACCTTGTCAAAGATTGAGCATCGGAATCTTGTGAGGCTATATGGATATTTGGAGCTTGGAGAAGAGAAGATTATTGTTGTTGAGTATGTTAGTAATGGGACCCTTCGCGATCATCTAGATG GTACTCAAGGGGATGGACTAGAAATTGCTGAGCGTCTAGACGTAGCAATTGATGTGGCTCACGCAATCACTTACCTTCACATGTACACAG ATAATCCAATTATTCATAGAGACATAAAAGCATCAAACATTCTAATCACAGAGAACTTAAGGGCCAAAGTGGCAGACTTTGGTTTTGCACGCTTGTCTGATGACCCTTCAGCAACTCATATTTCAACTCAAGTTAAAGGAACTGCTGGCTACATGGATCCTGAGTACCTGAGAACATACCAACTCACTGATAAGAGCGACGTTTATTCGTTCGGCGTTTTGCTCGTCGAAATGATGACAGGACGGCATCCCATCGAGCCCAACAGACCCCTCCAAGAGAGAGTCACAATCAGATGG GCAATGAAGATGCTGAAACAAGGGGATGCTGTGTTTGCAATGGATCCGAGAATGCGAAGAAGCCCGGCCTCTAACAAGGCAGTGAAGAAGGTTCTAAAACTAGCCTTCCAATGCCTTGCACCGTCGCGGGAATTGCGGCCATCAATGAAGAGTTGTGCAGAGGTTCTATGGGGAATCAGGAAAAGCTTTAGAGATGAAGCCACTTCTAAtgttcctcctcttccttctcacCAATCTGAAAATTTTCCTCAAAGAGGAAAGAATTTGCAAACGGTATTTGGTATTGAGGATGATGAGAGCAATAAATTTGCTTCTGCACCTAACCAAATTCATTCATAA
- the LOC112702854 gene encoding uncharacterized protein has protein sequence MAFRSFRAQSVSNQGSYPSEKISEEPLPSKVAQSTVTCFYQTNVAGYWRNISILWCKNLMNHSLHITVDSPGGDAHFGCKIDVKPWHFWSKKGYKTFDVEGRSVEVYWDLRSAKFSGSPEPNSDYYVALISEDEVVLLLGDYKKKAYKRTKSRPALVEAMLLVKKENVFARKSFATKARFDEKRKDSEIVVDSSTGGPNDPEMWISIDGIVLIHVKNLQWKFRGNQTVMVNKQPIQVFWDVHDWLFCGAAAGPGLFIFKPGPPEAESEKEGSAVEGCEGSDDGSVGYYSTLNIATFEFCLVLCAYKIE, from the coding sequence ATGGCTTTCCGTTCCTTTAGGGCGCAATCGGTTTCGAATCAAGGATCATACCCATCGGAGAAGATATCAGAAGAGCCATTACCAAGCAAAGTGGCACAGAGCACCGTAACATGCTTCTACCAAACCAATGTGGCAGGGTATTGGCGAAACATATCTATCTTGTGGTGCAAGAATCTCATGAACCATTCCTTACACATCACCGTCGATAGCCCCGGCGGTGACGCGCATTTCGGCTGCAAGATCGACGTCAAGCCATGGCATTTTTGGAGCAAGAAAGGCTACAAGACTTTCGACGTGGAAGGCCGTTCCGTCGAGGTCTACTGGGACCTCCGGTCGGCAAAATTCTCCGGCAGCCCCGAACCGAACAGCGATTACTACGTTGCGTTGATTTCCGAAGACGAGGTGGTTTTGTTGTTGGGAGACTACAAGAAGAAGGCATACAAGAGGACGAAGTCGCGGCCGGCGCTGGTGGAGGCAATGCTGCTTGTCAAGAAAGAGAATGTGTTTGCCCGGAAAAGTTTCGCCACCAAGGCGAGGTTCGATGAGAAGAGGAAAGACAGCGAAATCGTCGTCGACAGCTCCACCGGCGGTCCTAACGACCCCGAGATGTGGATCAGCATCGACGGCATCGTGCTCATCCACGTCAAGAATTTACAATGGAAATTTAGAGGCAATCAGACCGTTATGGTTAACAAGCAGCCCATTCAGGTTTTTTGGGACGTTCATGATTGGTTGTTCTGTGGTGCTGCTGCTGGGCCTGGGCTTTTTATATTCAAGCCCGGCCCACCCGAGGCGGAGAGCGAGAAAGAAGGAAGCGCTGTTGAAGGTTGTGAGGGTAGTGATGATGGGAGTGTTGGGTATTATTCAACTctcaatattgctacctttgagTTCTGTCTTGTTCTATGTGCCTATAAAATTGAGTAA
- the LOC112702853 gene encoding calmodulin-binding receptor-like cytoplasmic kinase 1 isoform X2: MKKSPSSSINKSLHNQYSQRKENDRSFLKSFKSAFRAVFALFLSGSKRKTPSKVDERNNISKVRGVSSSIDSSKSSSKWKFSNSYASSSRTASGQLEIGNFTFEEIYKSTSRFSSENQIGEGGFGTVYKGKLNDGTLVAVKRAKKDGPKHLYEFKNEIYTLSKIEHRNLVRLYGYLELGEEKIIVVEYVSNGTLRDHLDGTQGDGLEIAERLDVAIDVAHAITYLHMYTENLRAKVADFGFARLSDDPSATHISTQVKGTAGYMDPEYLRTYQLTDKSDVYSFGVLLVEMMTGRHPIEPNRPLQERVTIRWAMKMLKQGDAVFAMDPRMRRSPASNKAVKKVLKLAFQCLAPSRELRPSMKSCAEVLWGIRKSFRDEATSNVPPLPSHQSENFPQRGKNLQTVFGIEDDESNKFASAPNQIHS; this comes from the exons ATGAAGAAATCACCTTCAAGCAGCATCAATAAAAGTTTGCATAATCAATATagccaaagaaaagagaatgatCGTTCTTTCTTGAAATCTTTCAAGTCTGCTTTCAGAGCTGTTTTTGCATTGTTCCTCTCCGGAAGCAAAAGAAAAACACCCTCAAAAGTTGATGAAAGAAACAACATATCAAAAGTCAGAGGAGTATCAT CTTCAATTGACTCATCCAAAAGTTCATCAAAATGGAAATTTTCTAACTCCTATGCATCATCATCTAGAACTGCAAGTGGGCAACTTGAGATTGGAAACTTCACCTTTGAAGAAATCTACAAGTCAACGTCAAGATTCTCCTCGGAGAATCAGATAGGAGAAGGTGGATTTGGAACAGTTTACAAAGGTAAGCTTAACGACGGAACTCTTGTTGCCGTGAAGCGCGCCAAGAAG GACGGACCGAAACACTTGTACGAGTTCAAGAATGAAATATACACCTTGTCAAAGATTGAGCATCGGAATCTTGTGAGGCTATATGGATATTTGGAGCTTGGAGAAGAGAAGATTATTGTTGTTGAGTATGTTAGTAATGGGACCCTTCGCGATCATCTAGATG GTACTCAAGGGGATGGACTAGAAATTGCTGAGCGTCTAGACGTAGCAATTGATGTGGCTCACGCAATCACTTACCTTCACATGTACACAG AGAACTTAAGGGCCAAAGTGGCAGACTTTGGTTTTGCACGCTTGTCTGATGACCCTTCAGCAACTCATATTTCAACTCAAGTTAAAGGAACTGCTGGCTACATGGATCCTGAGTACCTGAGAACATACCAACTCACTGATAAGAGCGACGTTTATTCGTTCGGCGTTTTGCTCGTCGAAATGATGACAGGACGGCATCCCATCGAGCCCAACAGACCCCTCCAAGAGAGAGTCACAATCAGATGG GCAATGAAGATGCTGAAACAAGGGGATGCTGTGTTTGCAATGGATCCGAGAATGCGAAGAAGCCCGGCCTCTAACAAGGCAGTGAAGAAGGTTCTAAAACTAGCCTTCCAATGCCTTGCACCGTCGCGGGAATTGCGGCCATCAATGAAGAGTTGTGCAGAGGTTCTATGGGGAATCAGGAAAAGCTTTAGAGATGAAGCCACTTCTAAtgttcctcctcttccttctcacCAATCTGAAAATTTTCCTCAAAGAGGAAAGAATTTGCAAACGGTATTTGGTATTGAGGATGATGAGAGCAATAAATTTGCTTCTGCACCTAACCAAATTCATTCATAA
- the LOC140174330 gene encoding uncharacterized protein, giving the protein MDLYDGTTDPRHHLSNFKSRMYVADAFDVTHCKAFLTILTKAVMKWFDNLPPRSVTCFDNLARKFLTRFSTQKNKVKHASSLLEVKQEAEETLSNYMEIFNKTCLEIQNLPTEAVIMGLVNGLKGRAILSIYNQATPDFLK; this is encoded by the coding sequence atggatctctacgacggaaCAACTGACCCGAGACACCATCTTAGCAACTTCAAGAGCCGGATGTACGTGGCTGACGCCTTTGACGTCACTCATTGCAAAGCCTTCCTAACAATCTTAACCAAAGCtgtgatgaagtggttcgataactTACCTCCTAGGTCGGTAACTTGCTTTGACAACCTAGCAAGGAAGTTTCTTACCAGGTTTTCTACTCAGAAGAATAAGGTAAAGCATGCCTCGAGCTTGCTAGAAGTTAAACAAGAAGCCGAAGAGACACTCTCGAATTATATGGAGATATTCAATAAGACGTGCTTGGAGATACAAAACCTACCCACTGAAGCAGTGATAATGGGATTAGTCAATGGCCTTAAAGGAAGGGCCATTCTCTCAATCTATAACCAAGCAACACCCGACTTTCTTAAATGA